The Corylus avellana chromosome ca11, CavTom2PMs-1.0 genome contains the following window.
ctcactcaggaatttgATCCAAatagagtgaacccgctctgataccaattgaaaaacctataaacgactccaaacaacacctataagggggttgaataggtgtatgcaaataatacgtggaattaaaaattaaacaatcatacaaccaaaatatgtaaaacaatagatcacagagacacatatattttggttacgaagagaaaatcatttagagaactctctaaaatataaaacctctccggggcagcaaaacctaggaaatcaatcaactataaaagaataaagattacaagaagtttatacttacaaaacctttgcaattgacattcccttgcataagacaagcgacccacttgacttctatcACAGTAGCACTTTCCAGTACATCTAGGacaatccttctacttgatctcctttactGGAACTCCGGTAGACTTCAATTGTATATGATCTGTGATGAATGCACAACTTTTAACactaagagagactaaccctaacgctcaatatcttaaacgctctcttagcacaaggaattcttatgtggaattccttacaatttcgtgcataacagctctctatatatagagtacaagaaaacctagtaatagttgaaatgggaagaaaaacaagttctagttggaataggattcatccagaaTTTTGTCCTTATCTTGcaggacgattttggcatagctaacttCTGAAtaatgaaaatcttatttcacaaagatttgtagCATTTTGCGTTAGCTTTACATTGCTgctggtttcacctcaatccgattcttgagccgaaagttatggtccaAATACTGAGATATGTGCAGGATTGGaatttaatcaaatctgattttaagtctaattaaagaatttcgatttgattaaacttaaccacatcatataggtcttctattatgattagttaaacttaaccacatcttctaagTCTTCTCATGACATAACACCTCATATGTATGCACTGCAGACAggattgcagatgaatgtattttgtcactgaatttggcaatttaaAACCCAACAAATAgctttaaagaaaattataagatATAAACAGAAACTCTATATGCAGAAGTCGGCAGCTATTTTGAGATCTTTGCTACATGGCTTAGACTATTCTGTTAAATATCAACACCATCATTTCTTTTTGAAAGCAGTTGGATAATTCAATAAAGGAGCCAATAAACTCCCAAAGCCACATACAAAGATaaccagaaaagaaaataaagatcaacTGTATTTAACAAATCAACAATGAAAATTTAGAAGATTAGAAATGCTTGCATACCAAAGTAGTCTCACAAGATTCTTTGATGTGTTTCACTATTTGTTCCACGCATTGCTTTCAAAGTGGCAGGCTGAAACTGAGATACAATATTTTGCTTCATATTCTACCAAGAAAATGCATCTATTAGAGCATTTCAAATAGATTAAATTCTTTAAACCTTATCTAATAAGGCCCCAAAACCCCCGTCCAACACATTATACTCAGATTCTTTAAACCAAGATATTCCTATGGCTCACTCTAATCTTGCATTCTGGCTTAAACTTCAAACTAGTAAGCTCCATAAGAGTAAAGACTGAGCTCATTAAGCCCATGGCTAATCCTTTTAAtctgaagaaaattttgaaatgaattaGGATCCTACTATTGTGGACATTAGAGCTTTTACACCACCAATTAGCAGTCATAACTATTATTAGATTATGTCATTGAATAAGTAATTTAACTTATAAAAGGTAGAAATTTGGGGATGCATAGCATGCTGAAGTTCAGTAACAGTAGTTATGGTAGACAAATTCCTAAACTATATGGAGCACAATCAAGAAGTGGTTAAAGCAATAGCTCTCTTGGCCCTCAGTTGTTCCCTCAGGAACAGTGGCGGAGTCGGCTActttatattgggggtgccactaaaattttttttgcgtcCTAAAACTTTTCTTCaccttaaaaatttggtaattcacacaatatatgcatcataaaaaatatctataaaagttcatacatatgtgctgaaattgatatattagaaatgtaacatgtcgacactatatcaaaaagatagaaatacaaaaaaaaagtgtctagaactgcactttacggtctctggccataatcactccaagaaaaacaaggaaaatttgaccaactacacatcattgagatattacatcaaacatgtgatgtgTGTTAAGTTTGAGAGTGCCAtgggtttaataaaaattaaaaaaaataaaatttttttttaaatccttggGGATGCCGTGGCACCCCCAAGGTAccatgtggctccgccactgctcAGGAACCACATCATAAATTGGTTCGCCCGATTTttccaaaacacacttttttgTTCCAATACCATATGATCATAGCCATTAACAAGTAAGATGCTGTATCTGAAAGTcataaatgagaaaataaaagaaacaaaaaaggagCATCGCCTCATAGTAGATAGTACAATCGATAGGGGATAATCTCAGGTTATAAAATGATCAGTACTGATCATAATGgattttcattttccatttttttttcatatcaattcaGAAGTGCAGTGCCTTCTTAAATTTCTGTGTGAAGTATCAATTTTCTTAGGGGAACAAGTCTCACCTTGCAACACTTCGTAAGAATCTGAGAGTAAGCCTTCGCAATAACTCAAACACTAataaacaagaatggaaaagatacaaaattCATAAGAAAGTGCAAATATACTTGgtggatcaaaaaaaaaaatcgacgCTTTCCGATTAGAATAAAATTCTGTTGGATACACTAAAAGTACATGAGTATTTCTCTACCGTTACATTAATAATACAATCAGTATAAAATgtgtatttatttaaattaatagaagtaataacaaattatatttttgtgcTCTGCATTGATTGACAAAGACTTTGAGATATATAATAAATCTAAGTTTCTAATATGACAATAACAAGGTAGAGGAGCATACTCTTAAGAAATCAAGAAAACCTCACTTACCATGGTAAGATGCTGTcattatatttttgttacaGTTGACGCCGAGATAACAAaaaatgatcaactttttttttttttcctttttttttcctggtcaTCACATTCCCATGCTTTGTGAGTGCATTGGAAGGTAAGGTTGAGGTACATAACCCTCTTTTCTTAGCTCTAGCAGAAGACTCTTCAGTGTTGAATAGATCTCCGCAGACTGTGGGTGACTTCCATCTGCCGCAACAAAAATATGAGTGGTGTTGTTGATGTCGATCCAGCTGTACCCAGGAACCTTATGGACTTGTCTTTCTTTCATCAAACTGCGTATCTTGAGCACACTCCCCCACTGTCCAGCATCAGCATGTAGATTTGAAAGCAATACATAGTAGCCAGAATTTTGAGGGTCTAAGTCAAAAAGATGTATAGAAGCTACTTCAGCAAGTTCAACATTGCCATGGACCCGACAGGCACCAAGCAATGTCCCCCAAACACCGGCATCAGGAGTGAATGGCATGCTCTTTATCATTTCAAATGCTTCCTTCAACCGACCAGCACGCCCAAACAAATCTACCATACATGCATAATGCTCCATCTGGGCTGGTATTCCATATTCCTCTGTCATGGAACAGAAATAGCAAGCTCCAATGTCAACTTGACCTGCATGACCACAAGCAGATAGTATAGCAAGAAAGGTGACATGATCAGGAAAAAATCTGTTTTCCAACATTTGATCAAATAGAGTGAGACAGTCCTTAAGGAGACCATGGTTCCCGTAAGCAGAAATGATGCTATTCCATGAAACTTCATTCTTCCCTTGCATTTTGTCAAACACACAGCGAGCAGAATTCAAGTTTCCACATTTAGCATACATGTCGATCAGTGCACTCTCAGCAAAAAGATCAGAGCTGAATGCACCTTTAACCACGACACCATGGATCTCTTTCCCATAACGGAGTGAAGGTAAGTTTGCACATGCAGATAGTGCAGCTGATATGCTCACACAATCATACCTGGTTCCTTCCATCCCCATTTGACGAAAAAGTTCAATGGCTTCTTCTGGCTTGCCATTCTGGGAACAGCTTGTGATCATTGAGTTCCAACAAACAGTATCCCTTTCTGACATCCTTCCAAAAATATGATGAGCAAGATCCAATCGTCCACATTTAGCATACATGTACGAAATTGCGCTTCCCACATGACACCTCTCATCAAGCCCATTCTTGAGGATGTTACAATGCAATTCCTTCCCCAATTTCAGAGCAGCCAAACCAGCACAAGCAGGCAGAACACTTGCCAGGGTTACAGAATTTGGCCTCATCTTCTCTTTGATTAGCCACCTGAAAATTTCCAAAGCGTCGCAATTCATTCCATTAAGCACAAAGCCTGAAATCATAGTTGTGCACAGTATGACATCAATTGTGTCACTTTGGAGGAAAATCTTGCGTGCCATCTCCACATCCCTGCACTTAAAGCATATATCAATAAGTGCACTCTTCACAAATAGATCCAAAGGCACACCATGTCTTACCATATAACCATGAATTTCCTTACCTTGTTTGACACATGCCAATTCAGTAACTGACGGAAGGAAGCTTGCAAAGGTGATTGAGTCTGGTTTGACACCAACAGATATCATCTCGCGAAATAAATGTGAAGCCTCACCCATAAACCCATTTTGTACAAATCCAGAAATCATGCCATTCCAACTTACTAAATCAGTTTGGGGCATCGTATCAAACAACTTACATGCATCAAACAAATACTGACATTTTGAATACACTGCTAACAATGTGTTAGCCACAGGAGAGTCCAACTCCAACCCATACCTAATAACCAGTCCATGAAGCTGGGTACCCAAACGAATCATTGCTTCCGAGGCACAAACAGACAATATACAAGCAAGTGTCACTGAATTGGGCCTAATTTCACTATTTTTCATTTCCAAAAATATTTCTAGAGCACTACTAGGATCTCCATTTTTCACATAACTATTAAGCATGACATTCCATAGAACACAATCTTTATGTGGCATTTTGTCAAACAAGCATCGCGCATCATTGATACAATCATTTTCTGCATAAAATTTGATCAAAGAACTAGCTATAAACACATCCAACTCAAAGCCCATCAACCGAATTGTTCTGTTAACTAACTTAACTAGACTAACATTATTCAAACCATTACAAGCCTTAATCACATAAGGAAACGTATACTTATCGGGAGAAGTACCACAACCCAACATCTTAAAGTAAAACAACATGGCAAAATCAAACCGACCCATTATCGTAAACCCCCTAATCATCCAATTCCATGGCAAAGAAGACCTCCGTTCAAGCTTATAGAACGTATTCTTAGCATCTACAAAGCTGCCACAAAGAACGTACATTCCCAAAACCCTTCCTCCCAAAAGACAATCGTTGCTAATTCCTCTGAGAATGACCTGGGCGTGAACTTGCCTACCTTGTTGAAGAACAGAAGCATCAGAACAAGCTCGCAAGAGTGACGCAAATTGGCTTGCCGAAGCCTGTTCAACAGTTGGGTACAAAACACGTAGATGTTTAACGTGGTTGCAGTTGGTATGCAGGAACATTGCTGGTGATGTCCGTGCATAAATTTTCATGTTGACGACATAGCAGCTAGATTGTCAagtaaatttccttcaaatgttCAGACAACCAAAGGCTAAGCTCATACCGATTACCGGCATGCATAGATCGTACGTGTGTCTATAATAACTCTCAAGTAAAAAATCAATGCTAGAGCATGCACATCACTTGTCGTGTCGATGTGTAACACTTCCATcttatattgaaaatattagtAACTCGCATAAAGAGCGGGTAATTTAAAGAAAGACGTTTAGGAGTACTaggtttcatattttttatttactaagGGTGCATTTGGAATTAtaattttgcaagaataatctaCGTTTCTAAAATATACCACGCAAAACATAAGGagttagagcatctccagcagtaagaggtattctacctagtcaaaaagcacaattctctattttagctactcattgTTTAATATCAACTCCATtagattctttatttcattctttattttattaaatattattttttaatctttcattttttatttttttttgatccaCTACtgcttttgcatcatcttgtaaattgcaatagaattgattcacgcAGCATAcctgtgtgttatttttatttttttcatttttaatttgtccattatatgcatgctattcaatttttttgggggagtttttagtgattcaaaagacttgaatttatatcataaattcataaacagaaaagagagaagagagagaaacgttgagggggggagagaagagagaaacgttgagggagaaatagaagaaagagaaaataatgtgaaaataatattatattcagcagtctagtgtgctacagtgaatagcaatatgAAGATATTCACTAtagcagttaaggtataataactaatatgaagctattatattggagcaaaaaaaatgacaaaaatagctaaatatagctaatatctcccttttttttttctttttttttttgaaagaatctcccttttagctacactgctggagatgctcttagatattgcaatttaaaaagcacttcaTTTAAAAAGGACAGAATGGGTTTATTTCACAGTTCGATTCTATCAGGGTCATAATTACCTAATATAAGCCGAAATTCCCTCATTTTTGACACCTACCTCAAAATGTCTCGAATCCCATTTATAAGCTAACTCGACTTTCTCCCTGACATTTATATATTCACAAGTTCTTGCTGTCTAACCCGACACCCAGTCTAAAAACAGACATTTTCCCCAGTAGATACAATGTCTGACCATGTACATGGACCATCCAACATCCAATAATTGGAAATGGTGACCCATTTCTACAGTGATAAAAACCACTAGTTTACACAGCGGCAGTGAACATTTCAAAGAACATCCGCatcaagaaaaccaaataaatttCTGTACAGCTCCATGCTGCTAGACTTTATTTCAAATGGTACAAAAAAAGCCGCAAGAAGTGAAGCTATTATATAAAACAATAGTCGAAGCATATATTACTTTATTTCTGTTCAAGTGGCAGGGGATAATCACTATTATTGACAAACCTAACAAAACTCTTCCAATAAGAAAAAACCTATTGGGAACCGACCAACTATATACACAAAAAGGTCTCCAAGTAGCCTCAAAATTTGAGACATCTCCATATATACGCCAGCAAAGATTATGACAAAAGACTACAACCACCACTACCCTGAACACAAAGCAAATGGCCTGATCTTGCACAAAGAGGACTAGCTTTTGAGAACACATAAAGGACGTTAGTGCCGGTCCAAATGTCGCCTTTAGACATCAAGCTTGGCCTCATACTGGTACTTGGATCTTGAGAGATTTTACTGTTATCATCGGAATCAGAAATGATGCTTCGTGGTCACTCAAAGCACTATTAGCAGCGGCAGCACTAGGGACTACCTGCACCAACATGCTTTTCCGAAGCTTAGCTCTCCTGCACATCAGCCTTTTAATGAACTTCACAATCCATACAAATACATTATCAGAATTTACATTTACACACTAGCATCACATAACAAACTTCTCACCTGTGTAGCAATCAGTTTTGATTCATGGCCTTCACGATAATTACTTgagttatttttttatcaaattatcaaagacgacacaaaaataaaaactcacattACCAACCACTATAGTTGTTATAGGAAGTTCTTAAGATAACATTATGATTTAAGATGGTAATATAACTaaagttttgagtttgaaccctATCTCTGCCAttcaccttttattttaattaaacattctACGTGTTAAGTTTGAGCCCATACCTGTGCAGGAGTGTTGGAATATTAGTTAAATTAAATCAACcattcttatcagcttaaagcttttgagataaatgataaCTTAACCACTTGAACACAGAAGCAAATGTCCCAATCTTGTGACCAAGAGGAGCAGCTTTTGAGAACACATAAAGGACGTTAATGCCGATCAAAATATCACCCTTAGACATCAAGCTTGGCCTCATACTGGTACTTGGATCTTGAGAGATTTTACAGTTTTCATCAGAATCAGAAAGGATGCTTCGTGGTTCCCAAAAGCACTATTAGCAGCAGCAACAATAGGACTACCTGCACAAACATGCGTTTCTGAAGCTTCTCCCTCCTGCGCATATGCCTTTTAATGAACTTCACAATCCATACAAATATATTATCAGAATTTATACGCTACTTCCACATAATAAACTTCTCACCCATGTAGCAATTGGTTTATTCATGGCCTTCCCAATAGTTACTCTTCAACGACGACAATAGTTTTTAATATAGTTGCTGCTGATTcgagtttgaatttttcttttatcaatttCAGATAAATTATGAGCAatgatacaaaaataaaaactcaactcACATTACTAACAATTCTAGTAGTCGTAGATGAGCAAACTATCGACgccaacaaacaaacaataggTAGATGATAGTTACTCATCAGTAGTTGTTATCATCTACTCATAAGTAGTTGTCATTAATGTGAGttttactattatattttgaaaattaagcatacccccctcaaactattgATTGAGTTAATGTGTCATCCtaaactgaaaaaaaataaataaataaaataaaataaaataaaatttgtcaaTATCCCCAAAgccagcaaaaaagaaaaaaaaaattaaataaccttaaatacattttcaataaaacaaaaataccatgataaattcaaaataataataataataatagtaataaaatataaatacaatgtTCCAGCGTCAGTGAACCACCCAAATAATGGCCTCGGCTACACCCATAGTCATTTGTTGGGTGCCGCACCACCTCATGGCAATTGAGGTAGTTTGACCACCCAATGATGGGAGGCCGAACCACCTTCAAATAGTCTTGCGTACATAATTGGTCATTTGTTGGGCGGCCGAACCACCCAATGACTACTCCCCTCACAGCCATGGGTAGATCGGTCAACCCCCTTTGACCATATCTGTGATTGccttaaggggtggccggtcaACCCATGGGAGTGGCTTCAACAACCCCTGGCCAGtttggggggtggccgaaccacccccaagggccaaccctaattttttttctttttttttaattagccttttgggggtggtttggccaccccagatCAGCCGGTCTGGGGTGGTCAAAACCACCCCAAGCCAAACGGGGGCAGTTTTAGTCACCTCCAACAGCCTTGAGGGTGGTTTCAACCACCCCTGTTTCGCAAGTTTGGGGTCCTTGGGGTtgatttggccacccccaaaccggccaAGGGTGGCTTCAACTACCTCAattgggtggccaaccacccttCATTTTGCCCAAAAGGGGTGGCACtacccccattttttttaaattatatattttttattatttaatttaatgttttaatgtttttaatcatttagttttaaagagttttggaggtagtttagtctttatggtattttcctaatcctatataataggatgcttgtattaagTTAAAgttaagttgaataatataatagtctCCATCTTTTGTGTccaaaccgttcatacaaactttaACAGGGGCAACAAATAAAGTTAAACCATAGGaagcaaaaaagtatttaacccaaatatataaaaaggatCACTCaaatttgtgtgtgtttttttttttttttttgttctgtgaTCACTCAAATTTGTTGCTCAAGGCTCAATCTATCTATCGAGCCTGTAGCGAGATTCTTTTGATTGCTAGAATCATTATGAAGGAACTCATCTGAATAAGGAGGTTAAGGGCCCCATAAGTCGGATGAAAAGGCAGCTGGCACATTTGTCCCATATTGAAAAGGCGGGTCATCACCAAGGTAGTTTGAGTCATTAGCAACACAGTCGGGCATGCAAACATACTGCATCTGCGAGTGTAATGGGGAGAGCCAAAATAGCTCTGGCGGGACACAGAACGCATAGTCTGGCGGGACATCGAACATATTTGAGCTTGGCAAGACACCGAACATATTTGAGTCTCCGATCTGCAAATCAACTTGATGTTAGAAACATAAATGAAGGAGATACACCTAACTGCACTTGGAATACAATTCACTGTCTTTCTCACCTCACCactcatttcttcttctacACGATTTATTGCAGTGTACGCACTATAACTATTGCAGTTACCATTTATGGGTGTTATAGTGTTAGATGTCATTCCATTAGAATAACATCTTGTGAGATGATTACTTGCTACCTTTCCTAATGCTGGAGATACGGAAGCCAGTGGTAGCTCAGACTCTGCTACAAGAAAAGATATAGCTGTGGGAGGAGATGAAATGGCAGGTGTATTGGGGAGTGGAGTTGAGCGGTTCAAACGGTTGCTATCTAGTGGATCTCGCGGCAGGCCAGAGTACATATCTATTGGTGGAGGAAGATCAACCTGATAAACGAAACATGAATGAACAAGattagtatttaattaatttactgcAGTTctaatttaccaaaaaaaaaaaaaaaatgaagcaaacaATTACAACTGTTTTGAGCTGAAATTCAATTCCTTTCCTTTCTCACCTCAATATCTGTTACTTGATTCTCTGCAGCAAAAGAATTAACATTGTTGTCACCACCCGCAACAAGTATGTCAGATGTGGTTCCATTAGAATCATCTGTATCAAAACATCCATCAACTGTTCGAGAATCTTCAGCTTGCACTGAAGGCAGTGCTAGGTTCGACTTTGTTTCTTTAAGACGAGATTTAGACGTGGTAGGAAATGAAACAGCAGATCCAGCTTTATTAGAGGCActctttttatatttgttgGAAGGTCCAGCTTCGCTAGAGTTTCCCTTTCGACCTTCGCTACCATTGTTAGATTTCCAGAATAAATGACAGAGGACAAAGGCTTTCTGCATAAAGCAAATCAACTAAGTGAGAACGTAACATCACCGAGTAAATCCTCTTCTAAATAACCCTTGGTAACAGAAACATCTTAAACCACCATTAGCAATCAAGAAGAAATGCCAAGCCAATAATATGACAAGTCCATCTATCCAGAGACGGATTTGGGAGTGCCTGCTATGGCGCAAGGCCCCTTTcgtttgtagtttttttttcctacaaggTGTAACAAGCAGTATTTGGGCTGTTTGGCTCCTAGCTATTAAAAACTAATCCCTGACGATTGAATATTGATAATGTCATAATAAATTActccttttgtatttttttttctgtcggTAAATTAGTTTACTGTAATGAAATGTGTTATTAAGAAATGACATAGCTATTTGGGTGTTATTTGATAACTGTTAGTctgttattatttttctctaaagTAATTTGTAGTTCATGagaaacaaccaaaagaaagaaaaaatatatatatataagaaaacaaacCTAAAGAACcaagaaacattaaaaaataaaatgggtagCATGTAAACAAGCCGAGCTCGGCTCACTTATACTCGAGCTCGTCATCACGGACGAGTATATCATCAAAAGCTTAGCTCAACTCGGCTTCCCATCTGGCCGAATCAGTACCCAGCTTTCCTTCAACCAAAAGCCAGCCAACATACGCCTTGCGATGGTGGTGCCGGCGGGGGATCCATGCTTCGGCACGTGGATGAAGCACAACCGGTTTGGATTAAGTCGCAAACAACACAACAACACTCGACAGAAATTCagagaaaataatggaaaaggATCGCCAAACCCAGAAATCAGCAACTTTAGAGGCGGAGATTGCGGGAACGCGCGTGCGCGGGAGATCTATGCTTCGGCACGTGGTCGCCCGGCGGAGGATGGATCTCCCGCGCACGCGCGTTCCCGCGGGGAGGCCGGAGATGACGTAGACTGACAATCTAGCTTTGAAAGAACCAAATCTAAAAATCAAGACGGATCCGTGCGGTGGAGGCAAACAGATCGAGAAGCAGTGTTCGAGAAGCAGATCGAGAACCCAATCTAAAAATCAAGTGAGTAATGTGGTGGAATGTGAGGGGATGGGaaggggtttaacaaacaaccccaATGCCCTGCATTGACCGGATCTCCTCCGTTCCAAACGAACCGGAGAGAATCCCAGCCCCTACAACACGGGCTATATTTGTCTGCTGCGTGTGACGTGTCAAATTATAAAATACCTTCAATTCCTTAATTTttctcaacaacaacaaaaaaaaaaaattctaaaaaatcataaccataaattttgtattatatttaatttaatttacttttctaaacacttttaaaaaaaaaaaccatctaaacataatttcaaaaatattttttttgttggcattcatacaaaaaaaattgtacactCAAACTATGCCTATttgtacataaaataaaaaataaatttggtgaggtgaacaAAAGACGAGATAGTAAACCAACCTGACCGGGGTTGTTACCATCGAGCTCCGTTGCGTGGTACTCGTGAACAATCCAATTAGTTTTTGCGCCGTCCGGACTTTTCCCAACATGGAAAACCAGTATCTTTCTCGTTCCA
Protein-coding sequences here:
- the LOC132165133 gene encoding NAC domain-containing protein JA2-like gives rise to the protein MKELDLTRQPPGVGFRPPPEVLIQDYLSPKINGSDQGAIDFIHVVTFFKQDPWKLLGSTGIKTREPGDHYFFFSEPDAKYRNGNRVNRKTDTGYWKLTGNDYEIWSEGRLIGTRKILVFHVGKSPDGAKTNWIVHEYHATELDGNNPGQKAFVLCHLFWKSNNGSEGRKGNSSEAGPSNKYKKSASNKAGSAVSFPTTSKSRLKETKSNLALPSVQAEDSRTVDGCFDTDDSNGTTSDILVAGGDNNVNSFAAENQVTDIEVDLPPPIDMYSGLPRDPLDSNRLNRSTPLPNTPAISSPPTAISFLVAESELPLASVSPALGKVASNHLTRCYSNGMTSNTITPINGNCNSYSAYTAINRVEEEMSGEIGDSNMFGVLPSSNMFDVPPDYAFCVPPELFWLSPLHSQMQYVCMPDCVANDSNYLGDDPPFQYGTNVPAAFSSDLWGP
- the LOC132166153 gene encoding pentatricopeptide repeat-containing protein At4g21300, with translation MKIYARTSPAMFLHTNCNHVKHLRVLYPTVEQASASQFASLLRACSDASVLQQGRQVHAQVILRGISNDCLLGGRVLGMYVLCGSFVDAKNTFYKLERRSSLPWNWMIRGFTIMGRFDFAMLFYFKMLGCGTSPDKYTFPYVIKACNGLNNVSLVKLVNRTIRLMGFELDVFIASSLIKFYAENDCINDARCLFDKMPHKDCVLWNVMLNSYVKNGDPSSALEIFLEMKNSEIRPNSVTLACILSVCASEAMIRLGTQLHGLVIRYGLELDSPVANTLLAVYSKCQYLFDACKLFDTMPQTDLVSWNGMISGFVQNGFMGEASHLFREMISVGVKPDSITFASFLPSVTELACVKQGKEIHGYMVRHGVPLDLFVKSALIDICFKCRDVEMARKIFLQSDTIDVILCTTMISGFVLNGMNCDALEIFRWLIKEKMRPNSVTLASVLPACAGLAALKLGKELHCNILKNGLDERCHVGSAISYMYAKCGRLDLAHHIFGRMSERDTVCWNSMITSCSQNGKPEEAIELFRQMGMEGTRYDCVSISAALSACANLPSLRYGKEIHGVVVKGAFSSDLFAESALIDMYAKCGNLNSARCVFDKMQGKNEVSWNSIISAYGNHGLLKDCLTLFDQMLENRFFPDHVTFLAILSACGHAGQVDIGACYFCSMTEEYGIPAQMEHYACMVDLFGRAGRLKEAFEMIKSMPFTPDAGVWGTLLGACRVHGNVELAEVASIHLFDLDPQNSGYYVLLSNLHADAGQWGSVLKIRSLMKERQVHKVPGYSWIDINNTTHIFVAADGSHPQSAEIYSTLKSLLLELRKEGYVPQPYLPMHSQSMGM